A part of uncultured Methanobacterium sp. genomic DNA contains:
- a CDS encoding desulfoferrodoxin — protein sequence MTEKGQIYRCDICGNIVNVFCEGAGKLVCCEVPMELLNEKQDADGAIKHRPVIEKSAVGVKVKVGEVPHPMEENHHIEWVELATANQVFIQFLEPGDKPEAEFPVDLETGLKARSYCNIHGLWKS from the coding sequence ATGACTGAAAAAGGACAGATATATCGGTGTGATATTTGTGGAAACATAGTGAATGTTTTCTGCGAGGGTGCAGGCAAACTGGTTTGTTGTGAAGTGCCCATGGAACTTTTAAATGAGAAACAGGATGCTGATGGTGCTATAAAACACCGACCAGTGATTGAAAAATCAGCGGTGGGGGTTAAGGTTAAGGTGGGAGAAGTACCTCACCCCATGGAGGAAAATCACCATATAGAGTGGGTGGAACTGGCCACTGCTAACCAGGTTTTCATACAGTTTTTAGAGCCCGGTGACAAGCCCGAGGCAGAATTCCCGGTAGATCTAGAAACCGGTCTAAAAGCCAGGAGTTACTGCAATATCCACGGATTATGGAAATCATAA
- a CDS encoding DHH family phosphoesterase — protein sequence MKKTCSQCKGKGRKVVSYKVCEACHGTGVSGEVDIKGHLKGLSGGARERFQLDEEQEVPCSVCSGKGEVEVTEECPECSGKGEINLCIKCGKHIEKGDYCEDCQDKSKVYILHPASEMSDLEVGEHYKGKITRVEDYGVFVSLSKKLYGLLRLRNPPYSVGDELIVQIIEIKPRRGEVDLAPAAIKGTYELVKLKKQMPRTKIADLNPKIKGRNVSLVGEVVQIQQTSGPTIFTISDETGITWAAAFDEPGVRVYPNINIDNMVEVLGEVSLHGGKIQIESESIERLHGSEATEARQRIDEALDKRAEPENTELIQEAPIIQKLRPRLVKAAKAIRRAVMDGRSILVRHHADADGICAGVAVEKAVIPLLQEINPSNDAEWHYFRRSPSKAPFYEIEDVVKDLSFALEDLERHGQKLPLLVLLDNGSTEEDILALLKVKIYDIEVVVVDHHYPGEVTDGRVAVDDYVDVHVNPYLEGGDSQVTAGALAVELAQMINPDVKDRLLHLPGIAAVGDHARSPEAQWYIDLAKEKGYDLEDLDRIATAIDFEAFFLRFMNGRGIMDTILGLGNREKHTKLVDALYKESQRRVEWQLAAALPNLKTQTFPNGIIFSVLDVEKFAHKFTYPAPGKTCGFVHDSMVQKYGEETPIITLAYGPDFGVIRATDAVNEIFGFNLNTIIQELLGEIPEAGIDGGGHECAGSLKFVEGLSKKVLQSFAGKVAGLKAA from the coding sequence ATGAAGAAGACATGTTCGCAATGTAAAGGAAAAGGACGCAAGGTTGTAAGCTATAAAGTTTGCGAAGCCTGCCATGGTACCGGAGTCTCCGGTGAAGTAGATATAAAAGGCCATCTAAAAGGCCTGTCCGGAGGAGCAAGAGAACGCTTCCAACTGGATGAGGAACAGGAAGTACCCTGCAGTGTCTGTAGTGGTAAAGGAGAAGTTGAAGTCACCGAAGAATGCCCTGAATGTTCAGGTAAAGGAGAAATCAACCTGTGCATCAAATGCGGTAAACATATAGAAAAAGGTGACTACTGCGAGGATTGTCAGGACAAATCCAAGGTCTACATACTACACCCTGCCTCAGAAATGAGCGACCTGGAAGTGGGAGAACACTACAAAGGAAAAATCACCAGGGTAGAAGACTACGGTGTTTTTGTAAGCTTATCTAAAAAATTATACGGCCTCCTGCGTCTGAGAAACCCACCATACAGTGTGGGTGATGAATTAATAGTTCAGATCATCGAGATCAAACCACGCAGGGGAGAGGTTGACCTGGCCCCAGCTGCCATCAAGGGAACTTATGAGCTGGTTAAACTCAAAAAACAGATGCCACGCACCAAGATTGCAGACTTAAATCCCAAAATTAAGGGAAGAAATGTATCTCTGGTAGGGGAAGTGGTGCAGATCCAGCAGACCAGTGGTCCCACCATCTTCACCATCTCCGATGAAACCGGTATCACCTGGGCAGCAGCCTTTGATGAACCCGGAGTAAGGGTCTACCCCAACATCAACATAGATAACATGGTGGAAGTACTGGGTGAAGTCTCCCTCCACGGGGGCAAGATCCAGATAGAGTCCGAGAGCATTGAACGCCTCCACGGATCAGAAGCAACCGAAGCCAGGCAACGCATCGACGAAGCACTGGATAAACGTGCCGAACCGGAAAATACCGAGTTAATTCAGGAAGCACCCATAATCCAGAAATTAAGACCAAGACTGGTTAAAGCAGCTAAAGCCATCCGAAGGGCAGTTATGGATGGGCGCAGTATCCTGGTACGTCACCATGCAGATGCTGATGGAATTTGTGCCGGAGTGGCAGTGGAAAAAGCAGTCATACCACTCCTCCAGGAAATCAATCCATCCAACGATGCAGAATGGCACTACTTCCGCAGGTCACCCAGTAAAGCACCATTCTATGAAATAGAAGATGTGGTGAAGGATTTAAGCTTTGCCCTGGAAGACTTGGAACGCCATGGACAGAAACTACCCCTCCTGGTACTGTTGGATAACGGTTCCACCGAGGAAGATATTCTGGCCCTTTTAAAGGTTAAAATCTACGATATAGAAGTAGTGGTGGTGGATCACCACTACCCTGGAGAAGTCACTGATGGCCGGGTGGCAGTTGATGATTACGTGGATGTTCATGTGAACCCCTACCTGGAAGGGGGTGACAGTCAGGTCACAGCCGGTGCTCTGGCAGTGGAACTGGCCCAGATGATCAACCCTGATGTAAAGGACCGCCTCCTGCACCTGCCGGGTATTGCAGCAGTGGGGGACCATGCACGCTCACCAGAAGCACAGTGGTACATTGATCTGGCAAAGGAAAAAGGATACGATCTGGAAGACCTGGACAGGATCGCCACAGCCATAGACTTCGAAGCATTTTTCCTGCGCTTCATGAACGGCCGGGGAATTATGGACACCATACTGGGACTGGGTAACAGGGAAAAACACACCAAACTGGTGGATGCACTCTACAAAGAGTCACAAAGACGTGTGGAATGGCAACTGGCAGCAGCCCTACCTAACCTTAAGACCCAGACCTTCCCCAATGGAATCATCTTCAGTGTCCTGGATGTGGAGAAGTTCGCCCATAAATTCACCTATCCTGCTCCCGGTAAGACCTGTGGATTCGTGCATGACTCAATGGTCCAGAAGTACGGTGAGGAAACACCCATCATCACCCTGGCTTACGGGCCAGACTTTGGAGTTATACGGGCCACCGATGCAGTTAACGAGATATTCGGGTTTAACCTCAACACCATAATTCAGGAACTTCTGGGCGAAATTCCAGAAGCAGGTATTGATGGTGGTGGCCATGAATGTGCCGGTAGTCTGAAATTCGTGGAAGGACTATCCAAAAAGGTCCTGCAGAGCTTTGCAGGAAAAGTTGCCGGCTTAAAAGCAGCATAA
- a CDS encoding ATPase domain-containing protein, with protein sequence MKDVTTNDKRLSSGIPGFDEILMGGFVPQRSYLLRGLPGTGKTALGMHFLTEGVKNNEKVLFINMGEPTAQIISNAQNMGFNTDGIDFLDLSPDEGFFANMEAYDIFSPAEVERESTTAKITEKIQSVKPLRVFLDPITQFRYLSTDEFQFRKQALSFLRFLIDNGATVLFTSEFSDHDPDDDLQFMCDGIINLDFFKEGRSISVSKFRGSGFRFGVHSMRITSGGVKIYPRLRSIVPEREFVHETISSGVPEIDELLHGGIERGTTTIISGPSGVGKTTIGIQFMKEAAGRGERSVVYTFEESEDNLINRCESINIPVKSMIKTGMLSVVPVEPLRYSPEEFAQLVRNEVDSNASKIVMIDSTSGYKLSLRGEDPVSHLHALAKYLIRMGVTVILINEVENISGDLKVTDIGISYLADNIVFLRYFETSGELLKSIGVLKKRLSDFEKSIREVRITQYGIRVGPPLKNIHGILSGTPERIENGDNNQD encoded by the coding sequence ATGAAAGACGTGACAACAAATGATAAAAGATTATCCAGTGGAATTCCTGGTTTCGATGAGATATTAATGGGTGGATTCGTACCCCAACGTTCATATTTATTAAGAGGATTACCTGGAACTGGAAAAACAGCCCTGGGAATGCACTTTTTAACTGAAGGGGTGAAAAATAATGAGAAAGTACTCTTCATCAACATGGGTGAACCAACAGCCCAGATAATAAGTAATGCACAGAACATGGGCTTTAACACGGATGGTATTGACTTCCTGGATCTTAGTCCAGATGAGGGGTTTTTCGCAAATATGGAAGCCTATGATATATTTTCCCCGGCTGAAGTTGAACGGGAATCAACCACAGCCAAGATAACCGAAAAAATCCAATCTGTAAAACCGTTAAGGGTATTTTTAGACCCTATAACTCAGTTCAGATATCTTTCCACCGATGAGTTCCAGTTCAGAAAACAGGCACTATCTTTTCTCCGTTTTTTAATTGATAATGGAGCTACTGTCCTTTTCACCTCGGAATTCAGTGATCATGATCCTGATGATGATCTCCAGTTCATGTGTGATGGTATTATAAACCTCGATTTTTTCAAAGAAGGCCGCAGTATATCCGTCAGCAAATTCAGAGGTTCCGGGTTCCGATTCGGAGTCCATTCCATGCGTATTACTTCGGGTGGTGTTAAAATTTATCCTCGCCTGCGTTCAATTGTTCCAGAAAGAGAGTTTGTGCATGAAACCATATCTTCGGGTGTTCCAGAAATAGATGAACTCCTCCATGGAGGTATTGAAAGGGGCACCACCACCATAATCAGCGGACCCAGTGGAGTGGGTAAAACCACCATTGGTATCCAGTTTATGAAGGAAGCTGCAGGCAGGGGAGAACGTTCTGTTGTTTACACCTTTGAAGAGAGTGAAGATAACCTGATTAACCGCTGTGAATCCATTAACATACCGGTGAAAAGCATGATCAAAACAGGCATGCTTTCCGTGGTCCCGGTGGAGCCTTTACGTTACTCTCCTGAGGAATTTGCCCAGCTGGTTCGTAATGAAGTGGACTCTAATGCCTCTAAAATCGTGATGATCGACAGCACATCCGGTTACAAATTATCCCTCCGGGGGGAGGATCCAGTAAGCCATCTGCACGCACTGGCCAAATACCTGATCCGTATGGGAGTCACTGTCATTCTAATAAACGAGGTGGAAAACATCAGTGGAGATCTCAAAGTAACTGATATTGGCATCAGTTACCTGGCAGACAACATAGTATTCCTCAGATACTTTGAAACTAGTGGAGAACTCTTAAAATCTATTGGTGTTCTCAAAAAACGTTTAAGTGATTTTGAGAAAAGTATCCGTGAAGTTCGCATCACCCAGTATGGTATCCGGGTGGGCCCACCATTAAAGAATATTCATGGAATACTCAGTGGCACTCCAGAACGTATTGAAAATGGAGATAATAATCAGGATTGA
- a CDS encoding response regulator has product MPAKPLILALNHNQRNLDILIKILGEAGYEVGGVSSPAELDREVEIRENINLVLMDISGFNRNIWESCERLRILEIPFLVLSPHHHQAVEKQSMVYGANGFLVKPLVVKELLLLIKSLIEE; this is encoded by the coding sequence ATGCCAGCAAAACCTCTAATACTGGCCCTGAATCACAACCAGAGAAACCTGGATATTCTTATCAAAATATTAGGAGAAGCAGGATACGAAGTGGGGGGTGTTTCAAGCCCTGCAGAACTGGATAGGGAAGTTGAAATTCGAGAGAACATAAACTTGGTACTGATGGATATATCTGGATTTAACCGGAACATCTGGGAATCATGTGAGCGTCTGAGAATTTTAGAAATACCTTTTTTGGTTTTAAGTCCCCACCATCATCAGGCCGTAGAAAAACAGAGTATGGTTTATGGTGCCAATGGATTTTTAGTCAAACCACTGGTGGTTAAGGAACTTTTACTACTGATTAAAAGTTTAATTGAGGAATAA
- a CDS encoding sensor histidine kinase, translating into METRETVLISMVNRKNSEMVGELLGTDYQIVYDLSEIPDRENGLSLLIMDLPSWAVQKEEMKQRREKEKPLFLPYLLVTSSSDLLKVQGDVWESFDEVITVPITKIVLQSRVKVLLQTRRLSLQVNQLLKDKEMLMKEIHHRVKNNLMIISSLLNLQSRYIKDDATREIFKESQTRAQSMALIHERLYRSGDLKSIAFSEYIRSLTRDIFNTYNTSRGRIQLQMDVQNIMVDVNSAVPLGLIINELVTNSLKYAFPNDQEGIIRIQFHKEGDCYLLEVGDNGVGIPDDFDILKSDSLGMLLVNSLTSQIQGELELKREKGTTFIIRFREDLFQG; encoded by the coding sequence ATGGAAACCAGAGAAACTGTTTTAATATCTATGGTTAACCGTAAAAATAGTGAAATGGTTGGAGAACTCCTGGGAACAGATTATCAAATAGTATATGATCTATCCGAGATTCCGGATAGAGAAAATGGTTTAAGTCTTTTAATAATGGATCTACCTTCATGGGCAGTTCAAAAAGAGGAGATGAAACAGAGAAGGGAAAAAGAAAAACCGCTCTTTCTCCCCTACCTCCTGGTCACTTCTTCCAGTGATCTTTTAAAGGTGCAGGGTGATGTTTGGGAGAGTTTTGACGAGGTTATTACGGTTCCAATCACCAAAATAGTTCTCCAATCCAGGGTCAAAGTCCTGCTACAGACTCGCCGGCTCTCGTTGCAGGTTAATCAGCTCCTGAAGGATAAGGAAATGCTCATGAAAGAGATCCACCACCGGGTTAAAAACAATCTCATGATTATAAGCAGTCTCCTGAACTTGCAATCAAGATATATCAAGGATGATGCAACCCGGGAAATTTTTAAGGAAAGCCAGACCCGTGCTCAGTCTATGGCACTTATCCATGAGCGTTTGTACAGATCAGGGGATCTAAAAAGCATTGCTTTTTCTGAGTATATTCGCTCTCTCACCAGGGATATTTTTAACACCTACAACACCAGCCGTGGAAGGATCCAGCTCCAGATGGATGTGCAGAATATAATGGTAGATGTTAACAGTGCAGTTCCACTGGGACTTATAATCAATGAACTGGTTACTAACAGTCTTAAATATGCATTTCCCAATGATCAGGAGGGAATTATCCGAATTCAATTCCATAAAGAGGGAGACTGCTATCTGCTGGAAGTGGGGGATAATGGAGTCGGAATTCCAGACGACTTTGATATTCTAAAGAGTGATAGTCTGGGTATGTTACTGGTGAACAGTCTAACTTCTCAGATTCAGGGAGAACTGGAACTAAAACGTGAAAAAGGTACCACATTTATCATCAGATTTAGGGAAGACTTGTTCCAGGGATGA
- a CDS encoding UbiA family prenyltransferase, with protein sequence MAQLPGVTSYLNIIGTRLRNSNFKFFKRFFRIKRFFIILTSSSVFIAINGCLKTFFSFYLYGTPLSYSLILSTFLVIYSVYGINKITDTEADQLNAPERSDLISGHEKLFKYTIVSAYVLAVIIGLLYGWKVLLILLFPLLAGMIYSIKITPRIPRLKDIFEVKSLIVALSWTVGNTFLPVVGYDINTMVILLIFYLFFIKSFINTVLFDLMDVEGDRETGTRTIPVVMGKLHTIKLLLVLNSTLLIMVHISMVYGLFQILIIPLIFCIIYGYSYILYFSRNKNRLQMDILVDGEWILIVFISLLQIKI encoded by the coding sequence ATGGCGCAGTTACCTGGGGTAACCAGCTATTTGAATATTATAGGGACCAGGCTCAGAAACTCGAACTTTAAATTTTTCAAACGTTTTTTTCGAATAAAACGTTTCTTTATAATATTAACATCGAGCTCAGTTTTTATAGCCATCAATGGCTGTTTAAAAACTTTTTTTTCTTTTTATTTATACGGAACTCCCCTTTCTTATTCTTTAATATTGTCTACTTTTCTGGTGATCTACTCTGTTTACGGCATAAACAAGATAACAGATACCGAAGCAGACCAGTTAAATGCTCCGGAACGATCAGATCTCATCTCCGGCCATGAAAAACTGTTCAAATACACCATTGTTTCAGCCTATGTCCTGGCGGTGATTATTGGATTATTATACGGATGGAAGGTGCTTTTAATACTCCTTTTCCCATTACTGGCGGGTATGATATACAGTATAAAGATCACCCCCAGAATTCCCAGGTTAAAGGATATATTTGAGGTGAAAAGCCTGATTGTTGCCCTGAGCTGGACTGTGGGTAATACGTTTCTCCCAGTAGTAGGTTATGATATTAATACGATGGTTATACTGCTGATATTTTATTTATTCTTCATTAAAAGTTTCATTAACACCGTACTCTTTGATCTAATGGATGTGGAGGGGGATAGGGAAACTGGAACCCGGACCATACCCGTGGTTATGGGTAAATTACACACCATAAAACTTCTCCTGGTTCTCAATTCCACCCTGTTGATCATGGTCCACATTTCCATGGTCTATGGATTATTTCAGATACTGATCATACCCCTGATATTCTGCATAATCTATGGCTACAGCTACATATTGTATTTTTCACGTAACAAAAACCGTTTACAAATGGATATCCTGGTGGATGGTGAGTGGATCCTGATAGTATTCATCAGTTTACTGCAGATTAAAATATAA
- a CDS encoding transcriptional regulator FilR1 domain-containing protein, with protein sequence MRYTSSSSVRVTILICLSEGLQNMSDLKKKTGISSSTLSHNLSELEKRKITTKKQEKYALTSLGEIITTNLIENIKTNAAITKFQKLWIKHDLSCIPPELIKNIGDLHNSILIESESGEIFKPHETYQKIISGAEYIKGVSPIFRFDYIDIYKKLVVEHGIDVELILTQDIVDQTMDGIDSENLEYLQNFMSQDKVKFWVIPDVKIAFTVTNKYLSLGLFHEDGGYDNTRDLISDDHGAVTWGNQLFEYYRDQAQKLEL encoded by the coding sequence ATGCGATACACTTCCAGTTCTTCAGTTAGAGTAACTATTTTAATCTGTCTCAGTGAAGGTCTCCAAAACATGAGCGACCTGAAAAAAAAGACAGGAATAAGCAGTTCCACTTTATCCCACAACCTCAGTGAACTTGAAAAAAGAAAAATAACCACAAAGAAACAAGAAAAATACGCTCTAACTTCTCTGGGGGAGATCATAACCACCAACCTCATTGAAAACATAAAAACCAATGCAGCTATTACTAAATTTCAGAAGCTGTGGATTAAACATGACCTGAGCTGTATCCCCCCGGAATTAATAAAGAATATCGGGGATCTCCACAACTCTATACTGATTGAATCTGAGTCTGGGGAAATTTTCAAACCACATGAAACCTACCAGAAGATAATATCCGGAGCAGAGTATATTAAAGGTGTTTCACCTATTTTCCGTTTCGATTACATTGATATTTACAAAAAATTAGTGGTTGAACATGGTATAGATGTAGAACTCATCCTTACCCAGGATATAGTCGACCAGACCATGGATGGTATTGATAGTGAGAATTTAGAGTATCTCCAGAATTTCATGTCGCAGGATAAGGTCAAATTCTGGGTTATACCGGATGTGAAAATTGCGTTCACTGTTACCAACAAATATTTATCACTGGGTTTATTCCATGAAGATGGAGGTTATGATAACACCAGAGATCTGATAAGTGATGATCATGGCGCAGTTACCTGGGGTAACCAGCTATTTGAATATTATAGGGACCAGGCTCAGAAACTCGAACTTTAA